In one Musa acuminata AAA Group cultivar baxijiao chromosome BXJ2-5, Cavendish_Baxijiao_AAA, whole genome shotgun sequence genomic region, the following are encoded:
- the LOC103985616 gene encoding bZIP transcription factor 53, with product MIDVRKRKRMLSNRESARRSRIKKQQQLDDLINQEAQLKSQNSQIAVQINLVTEQYNKVESENAVLGAQLRELTERLQSVNSVLHFIEEFSGMAMDIPEIPDPLLKPWKLPGMVQPVIANSNKVRF from the coding sequence ATGATCGACGTGAGGAAGAGAAAGCGGATGCTCTCGAACAGGGAGTCAGCGAGGAGATCGAGGATAAAGAAGCAGCAGCAATTGGATGATCTGATAAACCAGGAGGCGCAGCTCAAGAGCCAAAACAGTCAGATCGCAGTGCAGATCAATCTGGTAACGGAGCAGTACAACAAAGTGGAATCTGAGAATGCTGTGCTGGGGGCTCAGCTGAGGGAATTGACCGAGAGGCTGCAGTCGGTGAACTCGGTGCTCCATTTCATTGAGGAGTTCAGCGGGATGGCCATGGACATACCCGAGATACCAGACCCTCTCCTGAAGCCATGGAAGCTTCCTGGCATGGTACAGCCAGTCATAGCCAATTCTAACAAAGTCCGATTCTGA